GCCTCCGCTACCTGTACAGCCATACCATGAAAATACAGATAGTCAGTGTATTTATTATCGGCAAATAGCTTTTGTCCAAACTCTGTGGCAATTTCCCCCACAGTCACTGCTTGCATAGGAAAAACATCAGTAATTCCCGACTGCTTTGGTGAAAAGAAATCTGCAATACATAATCTCTTAAAAGACTTCTGACGGGGAAACTCAAAACTAGCAACCTGTTTTAATTGACTTTCTACATCATATATATGTAGATTATTTCCCTCAGATTGACAAGGGAAATAGCCATAAATTACTTGAGGATGTAATAAATTCTCCTCAATAATGCGCTGTTTCCATTCTTCTAAAACTGGATAAACCTTCTCACCTAAAAACTCCTGATATTCCTCCTTAGATTGTTCCTTTGGTTTGCGGAATTGCCATTGTCCAGCTACCAAGGCTTGCAAATCTAAATACCAGAATAATTCCTCCAAAGAAATATCATCAGGTTGTAAAAACTGCGTTCCCCAAAAAGGTGGATTTGGACGTTCAATATCTACCGCTACCGCTTCAGAACGCCGAGTATCTTTTTCTTTTGGTTCAACAGGTGTTTTATCTTTAACAGTATTATCTACTGTTTCTTGATGTCCATTAGTTGATTCTGCAACTTCATCCAAAAATCCCGTTGAATCTTCCCAATTACCTGCTGTTTTTGCAGGCATTAACTTATCCATAAAATGCAAATCAGAAAACGCATCTTTGCCATAAATAACCTTACCTTTGTAAGCATTTTGGCAATCTTGATTCACAAACTTAGGAGTTAAAGCTGCACCACCTAAAATCACAGGAACAGAAATTCCCTTTTCATTAAAAGTCTGTAAATTCTCCTTCATGAAAGCGGTAGATTTTACTAACAAACCACTCATGGCAATACAATCAGGTTGATACTGTTCGTAAGCTTGAATGATGTTTTCTACAGATTGCTTAATTCCCAGGTTAATCACCTTATAACCATTGTTAGATAAAATGATATCTACCAGGTTTTTCCCAATATCATGAACATCACCTTTTACCGTCGCAATTACAAAAGTTCCTTTCGCATTATTCCCAGATTCCGACTTTTCCATGAACGGTTCTAAATAAGCAACCGCAGCTTTCATGGTTTCGGCAGATTGTAATACAAAAGGTAATTGCATTTGTCCAGAACCAAACAATTCACCCACAACTTTCATCCCATCTAACAAGAAAGTATTGATGATTTGTAAAGGAGGATATTGTTCTAAGGCATTGGTCAATTGGGTTTCCAAACCAATGCGTTCACCGTCAATAATATGCCGTTTCAAACGTTCTTCAATTGGTAAATTTTCATCAATTCCCGTATTTCGTTTAGTTTTGACTCCGGCAAAAATTGTGGTCAGTTCTCCCAAAGGATCATAAATGCAGACATTACCATCAAATTTACGTTCATCATAAATTAATTGCCGACAAACTTCTTGATGTTGCGGTTCAATCTTAGCCAGTGGTAAAATTTTACTCGCGCTGACAATTGCTGCATCCATGCCCGCGTTCATGGCTTCATGCAAAAACATGGAGTTGAGAACCATCCGCGAGGCTGGATTTAAGCCAAAGGAGATATTGGAAACGCCCAACATGACATGAGATCCAGGTAATTCTTGACGAATGCGCCGAATTGATTCAATGGTAGCTTTACCATTTTCTCGATCTTCTTCAATTCCCGTAGAAATAGGTAGAGCTAAAGTATCAAAAAATATTTCTGTGGGAGCAATGCCATATTCCACAGCTTGACGGTAAGCACGTTGGGCAATTTGAAACTTTTTCTCTGCTGTCCGCGCCATACCATCTTCGTCAATTGTCCCAATAATGACACCAGCACCGTATTTTTTAGCTAATTCTAGGACTTTTAAAAATCGGTCTTCGCCATCTTCATAGTTGGTAGAATTGAGTAAACACTTACCACCAGCTACCTTTAAACCCGCTTCCATTTTTTCCCATTCGGTGGAATCGAGCATCAAAGGTAAAGTGATATTATTAACAACGCGGGAAACTAATTCGTGCATATCCCGCACGCCGTCACGTCCCACATAATCAACGTTAATATCAAGGATATGCGCGCCTTCTTTTACCTGACTCCGCGCCATTGAGACTAAACCATCCCAATCTTCGTCGTTGAGTAAATCACGGCATTTTTTAGAACCACTGGCGTTAAGACGTTCACCAATAATTAAGAAAGAATTTTCTTGATCGTAAGGTTGAGTAGTATAAATTGATGCGGCTGACGGTTCTAAACTTGGCTGTCTAACTTTCGGTTTTAAGTCCTTGGCCATTTCCGCCAATTGTTGAATATGTGCTGGTCGTGTCCCACAGCAACCCCCAATCACTTGGACACCTAAATCTTCGATAAAGTGCATTAACGCCATGCGTAATTCTACAGGCGTTAGTTTGTAATGTGCTTGACCGCCAACATTTTCCGGTAAACCCGCATTGGGAATACAGGAAACTACAAATGGGCAATGTTCTGATAAATACTTGATATGTGGTTTCATCAAGTCGGGACCAGTGGCGCAATTTAAGCCGAGAATATCAATGGGGTAAGATTCGAGGATGGTAACTACAGCGTTGATTTCTGTGCCTACCAGCATTGTTCCCATGCTTTCCATAGTTACAGAGACCATTAAGGCTCTTCGTTCCCCTTTTTTGGCAAAAACTTCCTCAATTCCATTTAAAGCAGCTTTAATTTGCAGTACATCTTGGCAAGTTTCCACAAGGAATAGATCCACGCCACCATCAAATAAGGCTTCTGCTTGTTCAGCAAAAGAGGCTTTCATGGTGTCAAAATCAATATGTCCCAAGGTGGGGAGTTTGGTAGTAGGTCCAATGGAACCAGCCACAAATCGGGGTTTTTCCGGGGTGGAAAATTCCGCAGCCACACTTTTGGCAAGTTCGGCGGCTTTCTTCGTGAGATAGTAAGCTTGGTCTGCGAGGTCGTATTCTGCGAGAACTATGGACATAGAGCCAAAGGTATCAGTTTCAATGACATCAGCGCCAGCAGCGAGAAAATCACGGTGAACTTTGGCGACGGCTTCGGGTTTAGTATGGACTAGATACTCGTTACAACCTTCATATTGTGCGCCTCCAAAGTCTTCAGCGGTGAGGTTTTGGGTTTGCAGGTTTGTACCCATTGCCCCATCAAAGACAATTACGGGACGTTCTGGACTATATAGGTGTTTGAGAAAAGGATGGGTCATAATTGTGTAAAAAAATAGAGTTAGTTTGGTAATCCTAGACTTAATTTATGATCCGTTTACAAAAAAAGGTAGTCTAGTCTTGATTGTTGCGTATTATGCAGTGATGTGATCTGACTGAATAACCACAATTGAATAAAATAGTAAGGGACTTCCAATTAAAAAAATACCCAAAAATTTCTTAGTGCGGGCCGAAAAGTCCCCTAATCATCAAGGACGGGCAAGATGCCCATCCCACAAAATTGGGTAATTTATTTTTTGGTGTTCCCTAAAACTTTCAGATTTAACCAGTTCATTCCCGAAAACATTATCTACTACCATGTCTGTTAATTCTAAACTCTACGAAGGCAAAGCTAAAATTCTTTACGCAACAGATGATCCAGAGGTTTTGTTGGCTGATTTTAAAGATGATGCTACAGCCTTTAATGCTCAAAAACGGGGCAGCATTGCCAATAAAGGCATGATTAACTGTAGTATATCTAGTCAACTGTTCCAACAATTGGCAATCCAGGGGATTAAAACTCATTTTATTGATAGTCCAGCCCCCAATCTGATGCGAGTCAAAGCTGTAAAAATTATCCCCTTAGAAGTGGTGGTGAGAAATATTGCTGCTGGTAGCCTATGTCAGCAAACTGGGTTAACATTAGGCACTGTGTTATCACGGCCTTTGGTGGAATTCTATTACAAAAATGATCATTTAGGTGATCCTCTCCTGACAAGCGATCGCTTATTTCTCATGGAATTAGCCACACCGGAACAAGTTGATCAAATTACTCATCTTGCATTGGAAATCAACAAATTTCTCCAGCAGTTTTGGGAAAAATGCCAAATTACCTTAGTGGACTTTAAACTTGAATTTGGCGTGGACTCACAACAACAAGTGCTTTTAGCTGACGAAATTAGTCCCGATACCTGTCGTTTATGGGACATAGCAGAAACTGATACTAACCGTCGAATTATGGATAAAGACCGTTTTCGTCGTGACTTAGGAAACGTAGAAAATGCCTATCAGGAGGTTTTACATCGAGTATTAAAAGTAGTAGAAAGCGACAAAATTGAGTAAGTATTTTTCCAATAACTAACGAATAATGGTGTGTGGTAGTCAAGAGCAATATGATTAAAAAACATTTAACACCTGGATTAGTGGCCATGGTAGCCATGACAGTCCCTTTAGCCATTTCTATCCAAGCAAATGCCCAAACTGCTGATAGTCAACCCCAGACAACAGTAGTTTTGACAGAAGAAACAAACCAGCCAGAAAAACAGAATTTTGTCAAAAGCGATGCTACTGAAAATCTGGCATCTCATTCCCTAGTAGCACCAATAGTGGGAGCAAGAGAATCTAATCAATTTTCTCCTCTTGTTAAAGTTTTAACGCTTAATTCGGCAGCACGAGATCAGGGATCTGTGGTTGTGCCAAACTCCACAATAGTTCCTACTACAGCCCAAATTCCCGCGGCTGAATCTAGCCCAGAAAAACCAAATCCTTCAACAGCAGCGCCAACAACAGTCAATAAGCGTCCTGTTGTCCCCAAAAGAACAATAGTTCCCCAAAAGACACCAGTTCCCCCAGCAGAGACTACTCAACCTCCTGCCGCTGAATCTGGTCAAAAAAACCCAAATCCTTCAACAACAACACCCACACCATCCCCCAATCCAGAAACAACTGAAGCCCGCGTTTTGGTATCCGAGGTAGTTATCAAAACGGAAACAGGACAAGTTTCTCCTGAACTCGAAACCGAAGTTTATAAAGTAATTCGCACCCAAGCCGGACAAACAACAACCCGTTCTCAACTCCAAGAAGATATCAGTGCGATTTTTAAAACTGGGTTTTTCTCCAACGTCCAAGCATTTCCCGAAGATACCCCTCTTGGTGTTCGGGTCAGTTTTGTGGTTGTCCCCAATCCCATTCTCTCTAAAGTAGAATTAGAAGCCAATCCTGGTACGGGTGTAGCTTCTGTACTTCCTGCTGCCACAGCCAACGAAATATTTAGTAGTCAATATGGTAAAATTCTCAACTTGCGGGAATTAAATGAGGGAATCAAGCAATTAACTAAACGTTATCAAGACCAAGGTTATGTGCTGGCAAACTTAATTGGAGCGCCTAAAGTTTCCGAAAATGGCGTTGTCACCCTACAAGTAGCAGAAGGGGTTGTCGAAAACGTTAAAGTCCAATTCCGTAATAAAGATGGTGAGACGGTAGACGAGAAAGGCAACCCGATTCGCGGACGGACAAAGGATTATATTATTACGCGGGAATTGGAATTAAAATCAGGAACAGTATTCAACCGCAATACAGTGCAGAGAGATCTAGCACGAGTATATGGATTGGGGCTTTTTGAACCGCCAGATAACGAACCGATATCCCTTGCGCCTGGTAGTGACCCTAGCAAGGTAAATGTGATAGTCAATATAACTGAGCGGAGTAGTGGTTCTATTGCCGCTGGGGCAGGGATTAGTTCTGCCAGTGGTTTATTTGGAACTATCAGCTATCAGCAGCAAAATCTGGGAGGAAGAAACCAAAAATTGGGGACAGAAGTACAGTTAGGAGAACGAGAACTACTATTTGATCTGCGCTTTACTGATCCTTGGATTGCTGGTGATCCTTACCGGACTTCATATACAACTAACATTTTCCGTCGTCGTTCTGTTTCCTTGATTTTTGAAGGTAAAGACAAGAGTATTGACACCTTTGATCCTAATAATATTACGGACACAAGTCAGCAAGATCGCCCCCGCGTTACCCGGTTAGGTGGTGGTGTGACTTTTACCCGTCCCCTTTCTGCCAATCCTTTCAAAAATTCCGAGTGGGTTGCTTCCGCTGGACTACAGTATCAACGGGTATCCGGTCGTGATGCTGACGGTAATCTGAGAAAGGAGGGGGCAATATTTGATGGCAATGGGAATATTATCAGTAATAAAATTCCTCTCACTCTTTCTCCTTCGGGAGAAGACGATTTATTACTATTGAAGCTGGGCGCACAAAGAGATCTCCGCAATAATTCCCTACAACCCACAAATGGTTCTTACCTCAGCTTTGGAGTTGATCAATCTGTACCTATAGGCACAGGTAGTATTTTTATGACTAGGTTACGGGGGAACTATAGTCGCTATCTACCGATAAAATTGATTAATTTCAGCAAAAAACCCCAAACTTTAGCATTTAACCTGCAAGGAGGGACAATCTTTGGCGATGTACCTCCCTATGAAGCCTTTACTTTGGGTGGTAGCAATTCAGTTCGGGGTTATGATGAAGGTAGGTTGGGTACTGGTAGTAAGTATATCCAAGCTGCTGTTGAATATCGCTTTCCTGTTTTCTCGGTTGTCAGTGGCGCACTATTTTTTGATTATGGTAGTGACTTGGGAAGTAGTACCCAAGCTGCACAATTATTAAATAAAAGTGGTAATGGCTATGGCTATGGTTTAGGTCTGCGGGTACAATCTCCACTTGGACCAATTCGCATAGATTACGGTATCACTGATGAAGGTGATAGTCGGATCAATTTTGGGATTGGGGAAAGATTTTAAGTTGGTCATTAGTCATTGGTCATTGGTCATTGGTCATTAGTCATTGGTCATTGGTCATTGGTCATTGGTCATTGGTCAGTGGCAATCTGACTTCTTTGCTTTAAACTATTTTTCAGACAAGATTCATCAGGGTTTCTACTCAAGACGGGATATGAGCAATATTAACTATAATATTTGGATTGTTAGGCAATGCAACAACATACTTTAGCTGGGGAAATTACTCAGAATGGTGTGGGTTTGCATAGTGGTGTCACGACTCAAGTGCGAATATTACCTGCACTACCAGGAAATGACCGCTTTTTTGTGCGGGTTGATTTACCAAATTCACCGATTATTCCCGCCCAAGTTACGGCTGTGAGTCAAACTGTACTTTCTACTCAACTGGGTAAGGGTGAAGTCTGTGTTCGCACTGTAGAGCATTTATTGGCGGCTTTGGCAGCTATGGGAGTGGATAACGCCAGAATTGAAATTGATGGACCAGAAGTACCGCTTTTAGATGGTTCGGCTCAAATTTGGTGTGAAAGGATTGCTGAAGTCGGTTTAGTCTCCCAAACGTCTAATAATTCAACAGTACCTTTACTTATTACCGAACCTATTTGGATTTATGAAGGTGATGCTTTTGTTTGCGCTCTACCCGCACCGGAAACCCGATTTAGCTATGGTATAGATTTTAATTTAGCAGCAATTGGTAATCAATGGCATAGTTGGTTATTAACGACGAATTTAAATAGTTCTTCTGCTGACTTTGCTTCGGAAATAGCCCCAGCCCGGACTTTTGGTTTACAGCATCAAATCGAATATTTGCAAAAGTCGGGACTAATCAAAGGTGGTAGTTTGGATAATGCTCTAGTTTGTGGAGTCCAAGGTTGGTTAAATCCACCATTACGATTTGCAAATGAACCAGTCCGTCATAAAATCTTGGATCTAGTCGGAGATTTAAGTTTACTGGGAACTTTCCCTGTTGCCCATTTTTTGGCGTACAAAGCTAGTCATAATTTACACATTCAACTAGCAGGAAAAATTTTAGGCTTGATCTAGAATGCCTATTTGTACATCAATGTCTAATAATTTACATCAAGTACCAGCAATGTCTACTATTACTGAAACTAATTCTCCCGAAGTGAATACATCTCTAGAAGATGATGTCAACACACAGACAATTAAAACTACCTTTAGTATTGAGGAAATTCAGGAATTATTACCCCATCGCTATCCATTTTTACTGGTAGATCGGATTATTGATTATGTACCTGGTAAAAAAGCCGTGGGTATTAAAAATGTTACCTTTAATGAACCCCAATTTCAAGGGCATTTTCCAGGGCGATCGCTTATGCCCGGTGTGTTAATTATTGAAGCAATGGCACAAGTCGGGGGTGTTGTCATGACGCAAATGCCGGACTCAAAAGGAGGACTATTTGTATTTGCTGGTATAGATAAAGTCCGTTTCCGTCGTCAAGTTGTTCCCGGTGATCAACTGGTAATGACAGTGGAACTGTTGTGGGTAAAGCAGCGTCGTTTTGGGAAAATGCACGGACGCGCAGAAGTGGACGGACAACTAGCTGCTGAAGGAGAACTCATGTTTTCTTTAATTAGTTAAGTCGGAACTATGATTTATTTGATTCATCTGATTTTGATGATTTAAGTCGGAACTATGATTTATTTGATTCATCTGATTTTCGTGATGATTTAAGTCGGAACTATGATTTATTTGATTTATCTGATTTTGATGATGATTTAAGTCAGAACTATGATTTATTTGATTTATCTGATTTTGATGATGATTTAAGTCGGAACTATGATTTATTTGATTTATCTGATTTTGATGATGATTTAAGTCAGAACTATGATTTATTTGATTTATCTGATTTTGATGATGATTTAAGTCAGAACTATGATTTATTTGATTTATCTGATTTTGATGATGATTTAAGTCAGAACTATGATTTATTTGATTTATCTGATTTTGATGATGATTTAAGTCAGAACTATGATTTATTTGATTTATCTGATTTTGATGATTATTTAAGTCAAAACTATGATTTATTTGATTTATCTGATTTTGATGATTATTTAAGTCAAAACTATGATTTATTTGATTTATCTGATTTTGATGATTATTTAAGTCAGAACTATGATTTATTTGATTTATCTGATTTTGATGATTATTTAAGTCAGAACTATGATTTATTTGATTTATCTGATTTTGATGATGATTTAAGTCAGAACTATGATTTATTTGATTTATCTGATTTTGATGATTATTTAAGTCAGAACTATGATTTATTTGATTTATCTGATTTTGATGATTATTTAAGTCAAAAGAATCATAGTTTAAGATCATGTAAGTTCCATAATTATCTTAATCAAAAAAATCAAAAAAATCAAAAGAATCATAGTTCTGACTTTAATCAAAAAAATCAAAAGAATCATAGTTCTGACTTTAATCAAAAAAATCATAGTTGAAGATATGTTGAAAACACTTATTCATCCAACTGCTGTCATAGATACTAATGCGGAACTCCACCCCACAGTTCAAGTCGGTGCTTATGCTGTGATTGGAGCAAATGTTAGAGTTGGTGCGGACACTGTAATTGGCTCTCACGTCGTCCTAGAGGGACCCTGTGAGATTGGCACGGGAAATCAGATTTTCCCTGGTGCAGCTATCGGTATGCAGCCCCAGGATCTAAAGTATGTGGGAGAACCAACTTGGGTAAAAATTGGCGATAATAATTCCATCCGTGAATACGTGACGATTAACCGCGCTACGGGTAGAGGTGAGGCAACTGTGATCGGTAATGGCAATCTCTTAATGGCTTATGTTCATGTAGGTCATAATTGCCTGATTAAAGATTCAGTCATTATTGCTAACTCTGTAGCACTAGCGGGTCATGTGCATATTGAATCACGAGCTAGACTCAGCGGCGTTCTAGGTGTACATCAATTTGTCCACATTGGGGAAATGTCAATGGTGGGGGGAATGACACGCATTGATAGAGATGTACCCCCTTATATGTTAGTGGAAGGAAATCCGGCCAAAGTGCGATCGCTCAATTTGGTAGGATTAAAACGTTCAGGAATGGAGAAGAGTGATTTCCAATTAATGAAAAAAGCTTTCCGTCTTCTCTATCGTTCTGAGTTCCTATTTAAGGATGCTTTGCAAGAGTTGGAAAGTTTAGGAAATACAGAAGAATTAAAACATCTTCGCCGTTTCTTGCTTCTTTCTCAAATGCCAGGCCGACGGGGTTTAATTCCTGGTAAAGGTAAACAAGCTGTCAGTGATGAATAATGAATAGTGAATCATTTGTAGGAGCGGGGTTTGTCTGTTCTCTTCGTTCCTACTGGCAGAATATGGATTTAATGAACCACGTTCGCGGAGCGTCCCGGAGGGATATAGGCACGAAGAACGCGAAGGAAGGAATGAGGAAGAAAGATATTTTTAATTTGGGAAGGGAGTAGGAAAGGAATTGACACTCTCACTGGCTTTAGCCACTGAGATTCTTGGTTCAACGAGTCCACTTAACTTAAACCCCTTGCGGTATTTAAGCCAGAGGTGGTTCTCTCCCCAAGCGTTAACTTCCCCTCTGCCCGAAGGTAGTTGCATTACTGCAAAATTTGATTGAGTTTAAATTCTGTGTCGTCTAGCTCCCATGAAGATTTTACCTATTCGGAGGGTAGTCGCTAGAACTATGGAATAGAACCCCATATCTTCAATTGTCAAGGTACAGATTACCGTCAGGTAGTTAGGTTTTTAGACAGGTTGATTACCGTTCCTGTTGTGAAAAGTATAACACTATAGAACGCAAAAGATAAATTCTCTTATCTTTTTAACCCACCTTTGCTAAAAAGAAACTCTATGCGGTTAAAACCGTGGTCAGTAAGCTTGTCGAACTGCACGAGTCGCTTATATCTCAGGGAGCCAAGCCACTGAGCTTTACGCTTACCGGATATTCCTGTAAAAATTTCAAATCTAAAATCTAAAAATGCGGATATTTATTAGCACTGGTGAAGTTTCTGGCGATTTACAGGGTTCGTTATTAATTACAGCACTTCAGCGTCAAGCTGTGGCTGCGGGTTTAACGTTAGAAATTATCGCTTTGGGTGGGGATAAAATGGCTCAAGCTGGAGCGACAATTTTGGGTAATACCAGCGGTATTGGTTCTATGGGTTTGATTGAATCTTTGCCTTATGTGATTCCTACATTGAGAGTACAACGACAAGCGATCGCTCATTTAAAGAAAAATCCCCCGGATTTAGTTGTGCTAATTGACTATATGGGGCCAAATCTGGGCATTGGTACGTTCATGAGCGAAAATTTACCTGATGTGCCTGTTGCCTATTATATCGCTCCTCAAGAGTGGGTATGGTCTATGAGTTTTCAGAATACTAATCGCATTGTTGGGTTTACTGATAAATTATTGGCAATTTTTCCCGAAGAAGCCCGATACTATCAAAAAAATGGCGCAAATGTTTCTTGGGTAGGACATCCTTTAATTGATAGAATGGCAAATGCTCCCAGTCGAGAAGTTACCAGAGAGAAGTTAGGAATTAAAGAGGCAGAAATTGCGATCGCACTTTTACCAGCTTCCCGTCATCAAGAATTAAAATATCTCTTACCAGTTATTTTTCAAGCTGCTCAAAATATCCAATCTAAAGTACCAAATATCCATTTTTGGATTCCTCTATCTTTGGAAACATTTAGAGAACCAATTACAGCAGCAATTAAAAAATATGGTTTAAAGGCTACAGTAGTATTAGGTCAAGAACGGGAAATTTTTGCCGCTGCTGATTTTGCAATTACTAAATCGGGAACTGTAAATTTAGAATTAGCATTATTAAATGTACCGCAAGTTGTGGTTTATCGTCTTCATCCCCTAACTGCTTGGATTGCGCGTCGTATTCTTAAAGGTTCAATTCCCTTTGGTTCTCCAGTAAATTTAGTTGTCATGCGGGAAATAGTCCCAGAATTCTTACAGGAAAACGCTACAGCCAAGAATATTACTCAAGCAGTAATGGAATTGTTATTAAATCCTGAAAAGAAACAAAAGACTTTAAGAGATTATCAAGAAATGCGCCATTGTTTGGGAGAATTTGGAGTATGCGATCGCACGGCGAAAGAAATATTAGCAATGAAAAAGTAGATAATAATTAAAATGGCAAAAAACCGACCAATTGCAGTTGATTTATTTGCAGGTGCAGGCGGAATGACTTTAGGCTTTGAACAAGCTGGTTTTGATATCCTTGCATCTGTGGAAATAGACCCAATTCATTGTGCAATTCATAAATTTAACTTTCCCTTTTGGACGATATTATGTAAAAGTGTGGAAGATATCACAGGGAAAGAAATTAGGAATAGTTCTCAAATTCATAATCAAGAAATTGATGTAGTTTTTGGTGGTCCACCCTGTCAAGGTTTTTCATTAATGGGAAAACGTTCTTTTGATGATCCTAGAAACTCTTTGGTTTTCCATTTTATTAGATTAGTTTTAGAATTAAAACCTAAGTTTTTTTTGATGGAAAACGTGAAAGGAATAACAGTAGGTAAACACAAAGAATTTATTGGGGAAATAATTAATAAATTTGAAAATAATGGCTACAAAATCAATCACGATTATCAAGTTTTAAATGCGGCTAATTATGGAGTTCCCCAAAATCGAGAAAGATTATTTTTACTGGGTTGTCGTCAAGATGTAGAATTACCCAATTATCCAGAAAAGATGACATTTCCTAATCAAAAAGCTCCTACGGTTTGGGAAGCATTACAAGATTTACCTGCAATAGAAAGCTATCCAGAACTATCTCAGCAAGATTGGGTATTTGCAGAGTTTGGTGACCCTAGTAATTATGCTAAAAAACTGCGTAATCTGACAACTGAAAAAAATAACTATTCCTATGAACGTCAATACAATCATACTTTACTAACATCAAGTTTAAGAACAAACCATAGTCCCGAATCTATGGAAAGATTTGCTTCTACACCCCATGGTAAGATAGAAAAAATCAGTCGTTTTCATAAACTTGATCCTGATGGTTTATGCAATACATTAAGAGCCGGAACAGCCAGTAATAAAGGTGCATTTACTTCTCCTCGTCCCATACATCCTTTTATTCCTAGATGTATCACTGTAAGGGAAGCTGCGCGGTTACATTCCTATCCTGATTGGTTTAGATTTCATCCCACAAAATGGCATGGTTTTCGACAAATTGGTAATTCTGTACCGCCACTTTTAGCGCAAGCAGTCGCAGAGGAAATAATTAAGAGTTTAG
The window above is part of the Dolichospermum sp. DET69 genome. Proteins encoded here:
- the lpxB gene encoding lipid-A-disaccharide synthase, producing the protein MRIFISTGEVSGDLQGSLLITALQRQAVAAGLTLEIIALGGDKMAQAGATILGNTSGIGSMGLIESLPYVIPTLRVQRQAIAHLKKNPPDLVVLIDYMGPNLGIGTFMSENLPDVPVAYYIAPQEWVWSMSFQNTNRIVGFTDKLLAIFPEEARYYQKNGANVSWVGHPLIDRMANAPSREVTREKLGIKEAEIAIALLPASRHQELKYLLPVIFQAAQNIQSKVPNIHFWIPLSLETFREPITAAIKKYGLKATVVLGQEREIFAAADFAITKSGTVNLELALLNVPQVVVYRLHPLTAWIARRILKGSIPFGSPVNLVVMREIVPEFLQENATAKNITQAVMELLLNPEKKQKTLRDYQEMRHCLGEFGVCDRTAKEILAMKK
- a CDS encoding DNA cytosine methyltransferase; translation: MAKNRPIAVDLFAGAGGMTLGFEQAGFDILASVEIDPIHCAIHKFNFPFWTILCKSVEDITGKEIRNSSQIHNQEIDVVFGGPPCQGFSLMGKRSFDDPRNSLVFHFIRLVLELKPKFFLMENVKGITVGKHKEFIGEIINKFENNGYKINHDYQVLNAANYGVPQNRERLFLLGCRQDVELPNYPEKMTFPNQKAPTVWEALQDLPAIESYPELSQQDWVFAEFGDPSNYAKKLRNLTTEKNNYSYERQYNHTLLTSSLRTNHSPESMERFASTPHGKIEKISRFHKLDPDGLCNTLRAGTASNKGAFTSPRPIHPFIPRCITVREAARLHSYPDWFRFHPTKWHGFRQIGNSVPPLLAQAVAEEIIKSLGIEPSQTKCVKELGDISLLTLDMSEAAKYFGVSRHVIEPRTRKK
- the lpxA gene encoding acyl-ACP--UDP-N-acetylglucosamine O-acyltransferase, yielding MKTLIHPTAVIDTNAELHPTVQVGAYAVIGANVRVGADTVIGSHVVLEGPCEIGTGNQIFPGAAIGMQPQDLKYVGEPTWVKIGDNNSIREYVTINRATGRGEATVIGNGNLLMAYVHVGHNCLIKDSVIIANSVALAGHVHIESRARLSGVLGVHQFVHIGEMSMVGGMTRIDRDVPPYMLVEGNPAKVRSLNLVGLKRSGMEKSDFQLMKKAFRLLYRSEFLFKDALQELESLGNTEELKHLRRFLLLSQMPGRRGLIPGKGKQAVSDE